A part of Rhodamnia argentea isolate NSW1041297 chromosome 8, ASM2092103v1, whole genome shotgun sequence genomic DNA contains:
- the LOC115755817 gene encoding auxin-responsive protein SAUR72-like, whose product MDSKKSNKISDIVRLQQILKKWKKLANAPKNTNRSGNSSTVNSSSTTTSMGNGSKSIKFLKRTLSFSEVLASSSEVVPKGFLAVCVGKELKRFVIPTEHLGHPAFGILLQEAEEEFGFQQEGVLKIPCEVCVFEMILKAVEEKREVTFFSHEYVEKDAISCASSDCELTPSHQPQMCR is encoded by the coding sequence ATGGATTCTAAGAAGTCTAACAAGATTAGTGACATTGTTAGGCTTCAACAGATCCTCAAGAAGTGGAAAAAGCTCGCAAATGCCCCCAAGAACACCAACAGAAGTGGCAATAGCAGCACTGTCAACTCCAGTTCAACCACAACCTCCATGGGTAATGGCAGCAAAAGCATCAAGTTTCTAAAGAGAACTCTTTCCTTCTCGGAGGTCTTGGCATCGTCTAGTGAAGTCGTCCCCAAAGGCTTTCTGGCCGTCTGCGTGGGGAAAGAGCTGAAGAGATTTGTGATCCCAACTGAGCATCTAGGACACCCGGCATTCGGGATACTTCtgcaagaagcagaagaagagttTGGCTTCCAACAGGAAGGAGTTCTCAAGATCCCATGTGAAGTCTGTGTTTTTGAGATGATCTTGAAGGCTGtcgaggaaaaaagagaagtcaCGTTCTTCTCGCATGAGTATGTGGAGAAAGACGCCATTAGCTGTGCCTCATCAGATTGTGAGCTCACACCCTCCCATCAGCCTCAAATGTGCAGATAA